The DNA segment TCCCGTTTCTCACCCTACTCAAGCACATGTGCTATAGGGAACACACCTAACTActcaaaaccccaaaatttacTTCCTTACAACACAATACATCACTTCAGCAGAGCCAATATTGAGAAGAAAACCGGAATTAAGCATAGCCGAGACAAAAAGTGACACGACCTGGAACCTGATAAAAAAACCAGAGCCTGAAAACTGAACATGCAGAAAGAAGCAACATTTCTGCAACATTTCTCCTGCAACGAACACAACCATAAGACTGAAATCCGACCCCACTTCGATCACACCTCAGCAAGAGGCACCAGCCCATAGTAGATCGCTGAACGTCGCTTTGCTTTCCTTGTTGGAAACTTCCCTACACAGGATACAGAACACGGGGAACAAAgaacaggagagcagcagaaggaagCGTCACCGAAAAACCTGATTCAAAGAAACTCACCGGGAGAGGGGCGGGGTCTGCAGGGAGGGCGCCGGCAGGGTCCCCCTCCCCGAGCAGCGGCGCGGGATCGTCGGGtggcggccgggccgggagggTGTCGCAGCAGCTGCCGCCCGAGAAGCGGAGCTGACTCTTACACGAGTCAGCCGTGAGAGACACGTCGTGCGAGTAGGAGTGCAGGAAGGCGCGGACGCCGTCGATGCCCACGAAGTGCGTGGCCGGCACGCCGCGCAAGGCCCCGCTGCTGTCGGCCAGCAGCTGCGAGCGGCGCCAGCGTCTGAGGcgcagagccagcagcagcagcaggaaagcgaggaagaggcaggagacGGCGGCCACGGCCAGCACGAGCCAGCGCGTCAGGCTCTCGGCCGGCTCGCCCGGCGCCGCCGCGTCGGCCGcgctgctcagctctgccagcagctcgGCCACACTGTCGGCCAGCAGCACGGTGAGCGTGGCCGTGGCCGACAGCGCCGGCCGGCCGTGGTCCTTGACCAGCACCACCAGGCTGTGGCGCGCCGCGTCGCGGGCGAGCGGGAAGCGCGCCGTGCGCACCTCGCCGCTGTGCAGCCCCAGGCGGAAGAGCCCCGGCTCCGTGGCCTTGGCCAGCTCGTAGGACAGCCAGGCGTTCTGCCCCGCGTCCGCGTCCACCGCCACCACCTTGGCCACCAGCGCGCCGGGCTCGGACGAGCGCGGCGCCAGCTCCACGCCCGCCCAGCCCGCACCCGCCGCCGGCGGAGGAGGAGGCGGGTAGAGCACCTGCGGCGCGTTGTCGTTCTCGTCCACGATCACCAGCCGCACCGACACGTTGCTGCTCAGCGCCGGCGAGCCGCCGTCCTCCGCCCGCACCCACAGCTCCACCTCGCGCACCTCCTCGTAGTCGAAGGAGCGCAGCGCGTACAGCGCGCCCGTCTCCGCATGCACCGACACGTACGACGACAGCGGCAAGCCCCGCACCCGCCCCTCCGACAGCCGGTAGCGCACGCGCGCGTTCTGCCCCCAGTCCGCGTCCGTCGCCCGCACCGTCAGCACCAGCGCGCCCGCCGCGTTGTTCTCGGCTAACCGCGCGCTGTAGCGCTCCTGCGTAAACAGCGGTGCGTTGTCGTTCACGTCCAGCACCCGCAGGACCAGCACggcactgctctgcagggacGGTGACCCTCCATCGGCCGCCTGCACTGTAAGGTTGTACTCGGACATCTGCTCCCGGTCCAGTTGTCTCTCTGTCACCACGCTGTAGTAGCTGCCCTGCGAGCTCCGAAGCTGAAATGGAACGTCCCCATGCAGCGAGCAGCGCACCTCGCCATTGGCCCCCGAGTCCCGGTCTTGTACGTGCAGCAGAGCAACCACCGTCCCCGGCGGGGCGTCCTCAGAGATCTCATTTAGCGCCGACCGCACGGAAATCTCTGGCACGTTATCATTGACATCTGTGACAGCAATCGTGACTTTGGCCGTGTCGAAAAGGCCTCCACCGTCATGTGCCTGCACCTCCAGTTCATAGAAATTGCCTTCCTCAGAGTCCAAGCTCCTCAACAGCGTGATCTCTCCTGTCTCAGTGTTCAGATGAAAATTATCTAAGGCCATGTCCGACACTTTTTTCAACGAGTATTCTACATAGCCGTACTGTCCCTCATCATTGTCGGTGGCCATGATGGTGACGAGGGTGGAACCCACGGGAGCGTCCTCCGGCATACGCACCGTGTACTCTGCCTGGCTGAACACGGGCGCGTTGTCGTTCGCGTCCAGCACCATCACACGGATCCGCGCTGTGCCCGTCCGTGCTGGATCGCCGCCGTCGCTCGCCC comes from the Pithys albifrons albifrons isolate INPA30051 chromosome 15, PitAlb_v1, whole genome shotgun sequence genome and includes:
- the LOC139678766 gene encoding protocadherin gamma-A2-like isoform X18 codes for the protein MSTAGRLWDRRQRVLLWGVLLAAWEAAWGQLRYSVPEEMPKGSFVGDVAKDLGLQLSALRDSGIRIVSEDRTQYFTLHGKTRHLVTAEKIDREQLCRLVEKCVLRCELIVEGEMKFYEIEVEIIDLNDNAPSFRQAEKELRISETTVPGSRFPLPDAHDPDFGRNSLHSYKLSDNEHFSLAVQAGPGGDQRPELVLVKALDREEAAFHELVLRASDGGDPARTGTARIRVMVLDANDNAPVFSQAEYTVRMPEDAPVGSTLVTIMATDNDEGQYGYVEYSLKKVSDMALDNFHLNTETGEITLLRSLDSEEGNFYELEVQAHDGGGLFDTAKVTIAVTDVNDNVPEISVRSALNEISEDAPPGTVVALLHVQDRDSGANGEVRCSLHGDVPFQLRSSQGSYYSVVTERQLDREQMSEYNLTVQAADGGSPSLQSSAVLVLRVLDVNDNAPLFTQERYSARLAENNAAGALVLTVRATDADWGQNARVRYRLSEGRVRGLPLSSYVSVHAETGALYALRSFDYEEVREVELWVRAEDGGSPALSSNVSVRLVIVDENDNAPQQAQPNTDWRFSQTQRPGTSGSQNGEEAGAWPNNQFDTEMLQAMILASANEAADGNSTLGGGNGTMGLSARYGPQFTLQHVPDYRQNVYIPGSNATLTNAAGKRDAKNAAPAGGNKKKSGKKEKK